In candidate division KSB1 bacterium, the following proteins share a genomic window:
- the argB gene encoding acetylglutamate kinase → MNRSKILLKIGGKAFDGESAYQELAQEQLLLKDIAFIIVHGGGAEISQALKAANRQSVFVDGLRVTSAEDIAIVEQVLSGTINERIARLLSRNGLSCRRLSGKTEGLLLVEPMRRNGKDLGFVGRIKQVNPSPVLESLNQHRVPIISPISADEAGDSYNVNADSAAAAIASACQCAGLIYFTDVPGVKVGDKILSQINYSQAKKLIADGVIKDGMIAKLESAFEALLNHVPWVHITSWQGPGTLRNLIERRAKSGTTIYG, encoded by the coding sequence ATGAATCGAAGCAAAATCTTGTTGAAGATTGGAGGCAAAGCGTTCGATGGCGAATCCGCCTATCAGGAGCTGGCTCAGGAGCAATTGCTGCTCAAAGATATCGCTTTCATTATTGTCCATGGCGGCGGCGCCGAAATTTCCCAGGCGCTAAAAGCAGCCAATCGGCAATCGGTATTCGTCGATGGCCTTCGAGTGACCTCTGCTGAGGACATCGCCATCGTCGAACAGGTGCTGTCTGGAACGATCAACGAGCGGATCGCACGGCTGTTAAGCCGAAACGGCCTGAGTTGCCGTCGATTGTCTGGGAAAACTGAGGGCTTGTTGCTCGTAGAACCGATGCGCCGCAATGGTAAAGATTTGGGATTTGTCGGCCGAATCAAGCAAGTGAACCCATCGCCGGTGCTGGAGAGTCTGAATCAACATCGGGTGCCGATTATTTCGCCCATTTCTGCCGATGAGGCTGGTGACAGCTATAATGTCAATGCCGATAGTGCCGCAGCGGCCATCGCTTCAGCATGTCAATGCGCGGGTCTGATCTATTTCACCGACGTCCCCGGTGTAAAAGTTGGAGACAAAATATTGTCTCAGATCAATTATTCGCAAGCCAAGAAGCTCATTGCTGATGGAGTTATCAAGGATGGCATGATCGCCAAACTCGAATCGGCCTTCGAGGCATTGCTGAACCACGTGCCCTGGGTCCATATCACTTCTTGGCAGGGCCCTGGCACACTGCGCAATTTAATTGAACGACGGGCAAAATCTGGAACGACAATTTATGGATAA
- a CDS encoding acyltransferase — protein MTGFRHAIPWGNAPVIEADRKAEFFIDNKSGNGPQIGACGDLYQFGAIMEAIELSPIDYLFTGEGSQPITFAFVYSQRLDAKILQASLIEALGHFPILQSQLRARRASDLEFFLTDGGLSFDVVMSRREFAPSDQIDQYIAPVKTIEGEPMSRITLTQTPQRSVLAISLSHALVDGFSYFHFLSSWARIYRREPIVSPHLDRTVLNPNSQAEQPLTAEDIYTRCGLFFGAARRDSKASKQNQERLFISEDEIRTQLAAAKQTCQIQCTENDVIMAHLWKRYLPQWFNGSNVNRCYITCPVDIRRLLPEFPRNYFGCALCFATASISRDELQRASEAELAALIRKSVNQIKPPYIWGSVQTLNSFRLQHGLNAMAKIHLRHPTQGMIVTNLTRLPIRELDFGAGTPEHFLVYTDISSSAAILASQKGVEVIVVHPDGIE, from the coding sequence ATGACAGGATTTCGCCATGCAATCCCTTGGGGGAACGCGCCTGTGATTGAGGCGGACCGAAAGGCTGAATTTTTCATCGATAATAAAAGCGGCAATGGACCACAAATCGGAGCGTGTGGCGATTTGTATCAATTCGGAGCAATTATGGAAGCGATTGAACTCAGTCCAATTGATTATCTCTTTACAGGTGAAGGTTCTCAGCCGATCACCTTTGCGTTTGTTTATTCTCAAAGATTAGACGCGAAGATTTTGCAGGCCAGTTTGATTGAGGCGTTAGGTCATTTTCCGATATTGCAGAGTCAATTGAGAGCCAGGCGGGCGTCGGATTTGGAGTTTTTCTTGACCGATGGTGGGCTGAGCTTTGATGTCGTGATGTCCCGCCGAGAATTTGCGCCATCGGATCAGATCGACCAATACATTGCACCGGTGAAGACTATCGAGGGGGAACCGATGTCGCGAATTACGCTCACGCAGACGCCGCAGCGCTCGGTTCTGGCGATCAGCCTCTCTCACGCGCTGGTGGATGGATTCAGCTATTTTCATTTCCTCTCCAGTTGGGCGCGCATTTATCGGCGTGAGCCAATTGTATCGCCCCATCTCGATCGGACGGTGCTAAACCCCAATAGTCAGGCTGAACAACCTCTCACTGCTGAGGACATATATACTCGATGTGGCTTATTTTTTGGCGCGGCGAGGCGCGACTCCAAAGCTTCGAAGCAAAATCAGGAGCGCCTTTTTATCAGTGAGGATGAAATTAGAACACAATTAGCGGCTGCGAAACAAACATGTCAAATCCAATGCACTGAAAACGATGTGATTATGGCGCACTTATGGAAACGCTATTTGCCGCAATGGTTTAATGGATCTAATGTCAATAGGTGCTACATAACCTGTCCAGTCGATATTCGAAGGTTGCTCCCCGAATTCCCAAGAAATTATTTTGGGTGTGCCCTATGTTTCGCGACAGCATCGATCTCTCGCGATGAATTGCAGCGCGCTTCTGAGGCTGAGCTGGCGGCATTGATCCGAAAGTCGGTGAATCAAATCAAGCCTCCCTATATTTGGGGGTCAGTGCAAACGCTCAATTCTTTTCGTCTTCAGCATGGGCTGAACGCAATGGCAAAAATTCATTTGCGACACCCCACTCAGGGGATGATTGTCACAAATCTAACCCGCTTGCCAATACGCGAACTGGACTTCGGGGCCGGAACTCCGGAACATTTTTTGGTCTATACTGATATAAGCTCCAGCGCTGCAATTTTGGCCAGTCAGAAAGGGGTTGAGGTCATTGTTGTGCATCCAGATGGTATCGAATGA
- a CDS encoding N-acetyltransferase: MVRRAKIKDVPQLVKMVNQYAAKGEMLARSLSQVYNSIRDYVVIEDNGQVIACGALHVVWENIAELRTVAVAPGRTGQGLGRQIVEFLIKDAYELALPQIFTLTYKPGFFEKFGFVRVDKKELPHKAWQDCLNCPKFPECDEVALIRSMQ, translated from the coding sequence ATGGTTCGAAGAGCAAAAATTAAAGATGTCCCCCAATTAGTAAAAATGGTTAATCAATACGCCGCCAAAGGGGAAATGCTAGCGAGATCGTTGTCTCAGGTCTACAATTCTATTCGGGACTACGTGGTCATCGAGGATAATGGGCAGGTGATCGCCTGCGGTGCCTTGCATGTCGTTTGGGAGAATATTGCTGAACTGCGAACCGTGGCTGTTGCACCGGGGCGGACCGGACAAGGATTGGGTCGGCAGATAGTCGAATTTCTTATCAAAGATGCCTATGAGCTGGCATTGCCTCAAATTTTCACGCTGACCTATAAACCGGGCTTCTTTGAAAAATTCGGATTTGTCCGCGTGGATAAAAAAGAATTGCCCCATAAGGCCTGGCAGGATTGTCTCAATTGTCCCAAATTCCCAGAATGCGATGAAGTCGCGCTGATCAGATCCATGCAATAA
- the argC gene encoding N-acetyl-gamma-glutamyl-phosphate reductase: MKRIGIIGATGYTGEELLRKLAHHPEITVSFASSEQEQGQPIRKVFPHLPHYRDRIFCSAQQAIAIPVDLVFLCLPAGQSAKWARPFLEKSVRVIDLGADFRYDTASSYEHWCDSPHPAPELLHDVVYGLPEWNREKIKTAAIVSNPGCYPTTVLLAVIPLLKADVIANDQIIVDSKSGVSGAGATPSKTTHFGAIHENFSPYKPGRTHRHVGEMEQELSKIAGRTMRVIFTPHLAPMFRGLFSTIYVHLKSALKQSELIKLLSEAYQNEPFIQVLDQALPASKMANHSNFCFLSAATVPDSDLAIIFSTVDNLGKGASWQAVQNMNIMLGFPETMGVL; the protein is encoded by the coding sequence ATGAAACGCATTGGAATTATCGGCGCTACCGGATATACCGGAGAAGAGCTATTGCGGAAATTAGCACACCATCCAGAGATCACGGTGAGCTTCGCCAGTTCTGAACAAGAACAAGGACAACCAATACGAAAGGTATTTCCGCACCTTCCGCACTATCGTGATAGGATCTTTTGTTCCGCTCAACAAGCGATAGCTATTCCAGTGGACCTCGTATTTCTATGCCTTCCTGCAGGCCAGTCGGCAAAATGGGCCAGGCCTTTCTTAGAGAAATCGGTCCGAGTGATCGACCTGGGTGCCGATTTTCGATATGACACGGCTTCGAGCTATGAACATTGGTGCGATTCTCCACATCCAGCCCCAGAGCTGCTTCATGATGTGGTTTATGGTCTCCCAGAATGGAACCGCGAAAAGATAAAAACAGCGGCGATCGTCAGCAATCCAGGCTGTTATCCGACAACGGTTTTGTTGGCTGTCATTCCATTGCTCAAAGCAGATGTCATCGCAAACGATCAGATTATTGTAGATTCAAAATCAGGGGTTTCAGGGGCTGGCGCTACGCCCTCAAAAACGACGCATTTTGGGGCAATTCACGAGAACTTTAGCCCATATAAGCCGGGACGGACCCATCGCCATGTGGGAGAGATGGAACAGGAGTTATCAAAAATAGCGGGTCGAACGATGCGGGTGATATTCACCCCGCATCTTGCGCCCATGTTTCGCGGCCTGTTCTCCACGATCTATGTTCACCTAAAATCGGCTCTAAAACAGTCGGAGCTGATCAAGCTGCTCAGCGAAGCCTATCAGAACGAGCCCTTTATCCAAGTCTTGGACCAGGCTTTACCAGCTTCAAAAATGGCCAATCATTCCAATTTTTGTTTCTTGAGCGCTGCCACAGTCCCAGATTCCGATCTAGCGATCATCTTTTCCACCGTCGATAATCTGGGCAAGGGCGCCAGTTGGCAGGCAGTCCAAAATATGAACATCATGTTAGGTTTTCCAGAAACCATGGGGGTATTATGA
- the argJ gene encoding bifunctional glutamate N-acetyltransferase/amino-acid acetyltransferase ArgJ, translating into MLNETDTVWNGSITTPRGYRACGVRCGIKQQGLDLALLVSEIPASVTAMFTSNRIKAAPVILSQKLVQRGLAQALVINSGNANAMTGERGLADAKLMTELVGNALNLDPSLVLVASTGVIGHYLPMDLIRSGIAEASQRLSPTGGDEAAQAIMTTDTRPKHFAITFEINGQICHIGAIAKGSGMIHPQLATMIAVFTTDVAITSELLQAALAEVVAETLNALTIDGETSTNDSVFMFANGLSGSPIIDSRGENYQKFLSALRAISMAITKELAADGEGATKLVSVTVLKAATRTEAFRAAKAIANSLLVKTAIFGQDPNWGRVISAVGASGVILVPDQITIKFADIPVAQNGAAIAFDRAAMKKALQQPEISISVALGAGEASATVYTCDLTYDYIKINAEYHT; encoded by the coding sequence ATGTTGAATGAAACTGATACCGTCTGGAACGGCTCAATCACTACCCCGCGTGGCTATCGCGCATGCGGTGTGCGCTGCGGGATCAAGCAGCAAGGTCTGGATTTAGCTTTGCTGGTCAGCGAGATCCCAGCGTCAGTTACGGCCATGTTCACCAGCAACCGGATCAAGGCCGCTCCGGTTATCCTCAGCCAAAAGCTGGTTCAAAGGGGTCTCGCTCAGGCGCTGGTGATCAATAGCGGCAACGCCAATGCCATGACCGGCGAACGGGGGCTGGCGGACGCCAAGCTCATGACCGAGCTAGTCGGAAACGCGCTCAATCTCGACCCCTCCTTGGTATTGGTTGCTTCAACCGGCGTGATCGGCCACTACTTGCCCATGGACTTGATTCGTTCAGGGATTGCAGAAGCCAGTCAGCGTCTCTCTCCTACTGGGGGTGATGAGGCGGCTCAAGCGATCATGACCACCGATACCCGGCCCAAACATTTCGCCATCACATTCGAGATCAATGGCCAGATATGCCACATTGGCGCGATAGCCAAGGGCAGCGGCATGATCCATCCTCAGCTTGCCACCATGATTGCCGTTTTCACTACAGATGTCGCCATCACTTCCGAGTTACTTCAAGCAGCATTGGCCGAAGTCGTCGCCGAAACGCTCAATGCCTTGACTATTGATGGAGAAACCAGCACCAATGACTCAGTCTTCATGTTCGCAAATGGCCTGAGTGGCAGTCCAATTATCGATTCCAGAGGCGAAAACTACCAGAAATTTTTATCCGCATTGCGAGCGATTTCTATGGCCATCACCAAAGAATTAGCTGCGGATGGCGAGGGCGCCACGAAATTGGTGAGCGTCACGGTTCTAAAAGCAGCCACTCGAACAGAGGCGTTTCGGGCGGCGAAAGCCATAGCTAATTCGCTCCTGGTAAAAACCGCTATCTTTGGTCAAGATCCAAACTGGGGACGGGTGATTTCCGCCGTGGGCGCATCGGGTGTAATACTTGTACCCGACCAAATCACGATCAAATTTGCAGATATTCCTGTGGCGCAGAACGGCGCAGCGATCGCTTTTGATCGCGCTGCCATGAAAAAAGCTCTCCAGCAACCCGAGATCAGCATTTCCGTCGCACTCGGTGCCGGCGAGGCTTCTGCTACGGTTTACACCTGCGATCTCACCTATGATTACATCAAAATCAACGCGGAGTATCATACATAA
- a CDS encoding aspartate aminotransferase family protein: protein MDKKMNAKQIIEAEHRVHLQTYARSEVVFSHGKGVYLYDVAGKAYLDFVAGIAVNALGHCDPQLQQALTEQAARLWHCSNLYYSEPQVRLAQLLVDHSFADKVFFCNSGTEAIEGAIKIARKWATVNRGKDSHEIIAFNRSFHGRTMGALSATGQPKYWEGFEPMLPGFQFATFNDLNDVESRIGPKTAAIMVEPVQGEGGIHPAEPEFLQGLKELCRKQQCLLVLDEIQCGLGRTGKFFAYEHYGIEPDILALAKPLAGGLPMGAILMTDAVASAIKTGDHGSTFGGGPLVAHVAAHTVSRILGHGLLQQVAHNGRYLISQLAERLSPFEEVTAIRGLGLMIGIDFKLDVKQVIATCLNNGLIVARAGESTLRLTPPLIIERNHIDEAIDKLVQSIQIVRGKNGSKSKN, encoded by the coding sequence ATGGATAAAAAGATGAATGCAAAACAGATTATAGAAGCCGAGCATCGGGTCCATTTGCAAACCTATGCCCGCTCCGAAGTGGTGTTCAGCCATGGGAAAGGGGTTTATCTTTATGACGTCGCAGGCAAAGCATATTTAGATTTTGTAGCTGGGATCGCCGTGAATGCGCTGGGTCATTGCGACCCACAACTTCAGCAGGCGTTAACAGAACAAGCGGCCCGGCTCTGGCATTGCTCCAATCTTTACTATTCAGAACCCCAGGTGCGATTGGCCCAACTCTTGGTGGATCACTCCTTTGCGGATAAAGTTTTTTTCTGTAATAGCGGGACAGAAGCCATCGAGGGCGCGATCAAGATCGCCCGAAAATGGGCCACCGTGAATAGGGGCAAAGACAGTCATGAGATCATCGCATTCAATCGTTCGTTTCATGGCCGCACCATGGGCGCGCTTTCGGCAACCGGCCAGCCAAAATATTGGGAGGGCTTTGAACCGATGCTTCCCGGCTTTCAATTTGCAACTTTCAACGATCTGAACGATGTTGAGTCGCGCATTGGCCCAAAGACGGCGGCAATCATGGTGGAACCGGTCCAGGGCGAGGGAGGCATTCACCCCGCTGAGCCAGAGTTCTTGCAGGGTTTAAAAGAACTCTGTCGCAAACAACAATGCTTATTGGTGCTGGATGAAATCCAATGCGGTCTGGGACGCACTGGAAAATTTTTCGCCTATGAACATTATGGCATTGAGCCAGACATTCTCGCTCTGGCGAAACCCCTTGCCGGGGGCTTGCCCATGGGCGCGATCCTCATGACCGATGCGGTTGCCAGCGCGATCAAAACTGGGGATCATGGCTCTACTTTTGGCGGGGGACCGTTGGTGGCTCACGTCGCTGCCCACACGGTTTCCAGAATTCTTGGACACGGCTTGCTTCAGCAAGTGGCACACAATGGCCGCTATCTCATCTCCCAATTGGCTGAGCGTCTATCTCCATTTGAAGAAGTTACTGCCATTCGAGGTCTCGGCTTAATGATTGGCATCGATTTCAAACTGGATGTTAAACAGGTCATTGCCACCTGTCTCAATAACGGATTGATCGTCGCACGAGCTGGAGAAAGCACTTTGCGCCTCACTCCGCCGCTTATTATCGAACGGAACCACATTGATGAAGCCATCGATAAGTTGGTTCAGTCCATTCAAATTGTAAGAGGGAAAAATGGTTCGAAGAGCAAAAATTAA
- a CDS encoding phosphatase PAP2 family protein, with translation MEVKNTKYLIVLFEVISLIVLTLIISYFKLDFKVQELFYRAGSESAWYQKDSLGWRIAYHYGTLPAILLTFFACVGLILSWMRSKMRTLRRHFLFIILTLAIGPGLVVNAILKDHWGRPRPRQVQEFAGKWEFKEIWEPGTPGKGKSFPCGHCSMGFFFITLYYFWKQRRRALAYGSLLFSLVLGIYIGLARMAQGGHFLSDVVWSGGLTYLTAAILFYWGLKIPEHEVQSAEIAHESKRSPASPKKRLLIAIAGLLATAILIFIFLFSKPFYRESVHSVNKEGLFKIVKLHLALNRGDIIVRSGRFDQAIRIKTIAQGFGFPKYRYQSELFQRTIGDTLSAIYMVNLRGLFNELDVQTVVQIDSLYPIQISGGSEKGSLMFEAPKFKSNE, from the coding sequence ATGGAAGTAAAAAACACAAAATACCTGATTGTTTTGTTCGAAGTCATATCCCTCATCGTGCTGACGCTGATTATATCCTATTTCAAATTAGACTTCAAAGTTCAGGAGCTGTTTTATCGTGCTGGTTCAGAGTCAGCTTGGTATCAAAAGGATAGTCTCGGTTGGAGGATCGCCTACCATTATGGAACACTGCCCGCGATCCTTTTGACATTTTTTGCGTGTGTGGGGCTTATTTTGAGTTGGATGAGATCGAAAATGAGAACGCTGCGGCGCCATTTTCTTTTTATCATCTTAACTCTTGCGATCGGCCCAGGTTTGGTGGTCAATGCAATACTGAAAGATCATTGGGGGCGACCTCGCCCGCGCCAGGTTCAGGAATTTGCTGGAAAATGGGAATTCAAGGAGATTTGGGAACCGGGTACCCCAGGCAAAGGCAAGTCATTTCCATGCGGACATTGCTCCATGGGATTTTTTTTCATCACCTTGTACTACTTTTGGAAGCAAAGACGCCGGGCATTGGCTTACGGAAGTTTATTGTTTAGCCTGGTACTCGGTATCTACATTGGTTTAGCCCGCATGGCCCAGGGCGGTCATTTCCTCTCCGATGTCGTCTGGTCTGGAGGGCTCACCTATTTAACGGCCGCAATTTTATTTTATTGGGGGTTGAAGATCCCGGAGCATGAGGTCCAATCTGCCGAAATCGCCCATGAATCAAAGCGCAGCCCTGCCAGCCCCAAAAAACGATTGCTTATAGCCATTGCCGGTCTTCTCGCAACGGCGATCTTGATCTTCATCTTTCTGTTCTCCAAGCCGTTCTATCGAGAGTCAGTTCATTCGGTCAATAAAGAAGGGTTGTTTAAAATTGTCAAACTCCATCTCGCGCTAAATCGCGGCGATATTATCGTACGAAGCGGCCGCTTTGATCAAGCTATTCGGATCAAAACCATTGCCCAGGGATTCGGTTTTCCGAAATATCGGTACCAAAGTGAATTGTTCCAGAGAACGATTGGAGATACGCTGTCGGCAATATACATGGTTAACTTGAGAGGGCTGTTCAACGAACTTGATGTTCAGACCGTGGTACAGATCGATTCGCTTTATCCAATTCAGATTTCAGGGGGCAGCGAGAAGGGCAGTTTAATGTTCGAAGCCCCAAAATTTAAATCAAATGAATGA